Sequence from the Aquimarina sp. Aq107 genome:
TTACTAATCGTAGCGTTTATTTCTTTAACAACTGCTACGGCGCAAATCAGAGTAGGTAAAGCTGTATTGCCCTATGAAGAAAACTTTGGTGAAACAGATCTTAAGTTAAATGGAGCTGGGATGCGAGAAATGTTATGGATTGACTTATACGCAGGAGGACTTTATTTACAGAAAAAGAGTAAGGACCCCAGAGCTATTCTAGATGCAGATGAAACAATGGCTATAAAATTGAATATAGTGTCTGGTTTCGTAACGCAAAAGAAAATGATAAAAGCGGTTCAGGATGGTTTTAAAAAAGCAACTTTTGGTAATACTAAAGCGTTAGATGAAAGAATCAATAAGTTTATTAATTTTTTTAATGAACCTATTGTCAAAAATGACATTTTTGATATAGTATATGTAAAGGGTAAAGGAGTACAGGCTTTTAAGAATGGAAAAGAACTTGGAGTGATAGAAGGAAGAGATTTTAAATATGCTTTATTCAAAATATGGTTAGGTGATGAACCAGCTAGTGAAGGAATTAAGAATGGAATGTTAGGACTTCAATAGTTCTCTATTCTGTAATATTATAAAAAAGCTATCTGATATTCAGATAGCTTTTTTGTTTTAGCTTCATATTTTCTATATTGAACACTTAAGTATAAAAACAATTAATTACAATGGATATCTCTAAAGTTCTTATTATAACATTATTATTGCTGACTAGTTTAGTGAATGCGCAAAGTGAAATTATTGGCAAATGGAAGACCATTGATGATAATACAGGTGAGCCAAGGTCAATAGTAGAAATTTATAAAAAAGGAAATAAGTTGTTCGGAAGAATTGATCGAATTTTAAAAGAATCTGACCGTAATCAACTATGTAAGGAATGTGAAGGAGATGACTATAATCAACCAATAGAAGGAATGGTTATTATCAAAGATTTACAAAAAGATGGGGATGAATATGAAGATGGTACTATAATGGATCCAGAAAATGGGAAAGTATATAGATGTAAAATTTGGTTGGAGGAAAATGATCCTAATACGTTGAATGTTAGAGGGTATATTGCTTTTTTATTTAGAACCCAAAAATGGGTCAAAGCTTAATTATTTTAAGCTTAAAAATCTTCTATAAAGAAAATTTTAACATTTTTTATTGTTAGTTTTTAGAAAAATACAGAACTAAGTCTTTGTAATAATTAAAAACTAAATCATGAAAAAAATAATTACCCTATCTATCTTATTAGTCGTTACGACTATTACAACTGCTCAAATACGAGTAGGAGATGCAGTAATACCTTATAAAGTAAATTTTGAAGGAGAAGAGCTTACACTAAATGGAGCTGGTGTTAGAAAAGTATTAGGAGTAGAAACATATTCTGGAGGATTGTATACGGTTAATAAGTATACGGATGATAGAAAGGTTTTGGATGCTGATGAAAGTATGTCTATTCGATTAGTTATCAATTCTAAAAAAGTAACTAATAAAAGAATGAAGAAAGTGTTTAGAAAAGGTTTTGATGACGCTATGTTTGGTAATACTCAGAGTTTAGATGCTAGAATTGATCAGTTTTTAGAATTGTTTGGTAGTACGACTCAGATTAATGACTTCT
This genomic interval carries:
- a CDS encoding chalcone isomerase family protein; translation: MKKIITLSILLVVTTITTAQIRVGDAVIPYKVNFEGEELTLNGAGVRKVLGVETYSGGLYTVNKYTDDRKVLDADESMSIRLVINSKKVTNKRMKKVFRKGFDDAMFGNTQSLDARIDQFLELFGSTTQINDFFDLVYIKGKGIRTFKNGEEVGYIEGRDFKYALFKIWLGDEPACKLIKGGMLGQNG
- a CDS encoding chalcone isomerase family protein, whose amino-acid sequence is MKKITLLIVAFISLTTATAQIRVGKAVLPYEENFGETDLKLNGAGMREMLWIDLYAGGLYLQKKSKDPRAILDADETMAIKLNIVSGFVTQKKMIKAVQDGFKKATFGNTKALDERINKFINFFNEPIVKNDIFDIVYVKGKGVQAFKNGKELGVIEGRDFKYALFKIWLGDEPASEGIKNGMLGLQ
- a CDS encoding DUF2147 domain-containing protein codes for the protein MDISKVLIITLLLLTSLVNAQSEIIGKWKTIDDNTGEPRSIVEIYKKGNKLFGRIDRILKESDRNQLCKECEGDDYNQPIEGMVIIKDLQKDGDEYEDGTIMDPENGKVYRCKIWLEENDPNTLNVRGYIAFLFRTQKWVKA